One segment of Rubripirellula amarantea DNA contains the following:
- a CDS encoding 3-keto-disaccharide hydrolase has product MSMKNLCCVLLFVFPLCVSVQGQEALENTVAVEAESGFVSLFDGTSLNGWKKAEENSDAWQVVDGMLVCEGERCHLFYDGELAPLKNFHFKADVMTTPGSNAGIYFHTKYQATGWPKYGFECQVNVSHKDPKKTSSLYAVENVDADQLAANGIQDNQWYTQEIIVKGNEVTLKVNGKTMVQYTQPEDQKAFDKSFERLLGEGTFALQAHDPMSKVYFKNLRVKPLD; this is encoded by the coding sequence ATGTCGATGAAGAATCTTTGCTGCGTCTTGCTATTCGTTTTCCCGTTGTGTGTTTCAGTACAAGGCCAGGAGGCGTTAGAAAATACGGTCGCCGTTGAGGCCGAATCTGGATTCGTTTCTCTCTTCGACGGAACGTCACTGAACGGATGGAAAAAGGCTGAAGAGAACTCTGATGCATGGCAAGTGGTTGATGGCATGTTGGTTTGTGAGGGCGAACGATGCCACCTGTTCTACGACGGCGAACTTGCACCGCTGAAGAACTTTCATTTTAAAGCCGACGTGATGACGACACCGGGAAGCAACGCCGGGATCTACTTTCACACCAAGTATCAAGCGACGGGATGGCCGAAGTATGGTTTCGAATGCCAAGTTAATGTCAGCCACAAAGACCCTAAGAAAACGAGCAGTCTGTACGCGGTCGAAAACGTCGACGCCGACCAATTGGCTGCCAACGGTATCCAGGACAACCAGTGGTACACACAAGAGATTATCGTCAAGGGAAATGAGGTGACTCTAAAGGTCAACGGCAAGACGATGGTCCAATACACTCAGCCCGAAGACCAAAAGGCATTTGACAAAAGCTTTGAGCGATTGTTGGGGGAAGGAACGTTCGCGTTACAAGCCCACGATCCGATGAGCAAGGTGTACTTCAAAAATCTTCGCGTCAAGCCTTTGGACTGA
- a CDS encoding serine/threonine-protein kinase, which yields MASDPSFPRTDGSTIPRSADNDLPLPDDATAKAALPPAQPEHLESPLGNDGQEILEDAQTVIRASSVKSHSPANSDNRRQTPAAVAQVLVGQHLDHFRIDALIGGGGMGAVFRAHDEQLDRTVAIKVIPFVGDDPELQRRFRNESQSAAKLDHPQIAKVFGAGNRAQWHYIVFEYVEGTNIRDWVNSNGVLPIDEAVFYTAQLADALQHTADRGIVHRDVKPSNVLISSEGTIKLVDMGLARSENLDLSEDMTASGVTLGTFDYISPEQAQNPRDADLRSDIYSLGCTLYFMLTGSPPYPGGTMLQKLLNHESSPSPNPRELRSEVSTNLAAVIEKMLAKKPARRYQNSADLIADLREVAVRDNLNLSLTLGSGGLGALGAERPHSLLSRLEQHFPWAAAVLLLLVIAGWLHLESAVSRADISIPNVPNRLIMSELENKTSSDSAARDAVRGSADSPFSESAMTASAANGGVSVGPASDSLTNSNLQTESPSALPFPETLSDPQARPSADASRSAVAMAESGSPLDSSSRDSSTSILSETSKVIGAESTRIIDDGDRLFDEMGIEFVPERIRVFGVSGAASLRKVGAGELRLTSLQQAVDIANRYQLEQIELASSQIVSSPLKINTDNMRVFSSVGGTVIEFDSNDVVAMQRPAMCSLGSSIIAFEGVHFVWDVPEGEVDGGSLFELGPRSQTRMSQCTITVNNSALRDEVYAFDYVTDPEKLPTAAQRRSSSSDPFPLVELDLSNVIVRGQMTMIHMDYAARLWLNWDNGLMAVTRYMIDTSGAREELTTSSGPMKLSLSRVTARASAGIGRVRLGVSGSYPFSIYRIARNSVFIVDPGEPQFEFINVPLSVGTDGVIGSAIRDSSISASGEGAVLRMEGSSNAYVVQPTLVDPILRLTFADGQVVTTPTSVLAQEPRDWMDENLPRWNVLWSLGGLPDGPFSLHRPADYRQDETLTPGFDEKSLPLPPLVSRFGPGASSRERVFKPR from the coding sequence ATGGCTTCGGACCCTTCTTTTCCACGAACCGACGGATCGACGATTCCAAGATCGGCCGATAATGATCTGCCGCTGCCCGATGACGCGACTGCGAAAGCGGCCCTACCACCGGCACAACCCGAACATCTTGAATCGCCACTTGGAAATGATGGCCAAGAAATTCTCGAAGACGCCCAGACGGTAATTCGTGCTTCGTCTGTCAAAAGTCATTCACCAGCGAACTCGGATAACCGACGCCAAACGCCCGCCGCGGTCGCACAAGTTTTAGTAGGGCAGCATCTCGATCACTTTCGCATCGACGCATTGATCGGTGGTGGCGGCATGGGCGCTGTGTTTCGTGCGCATGATGAACAACTCGATCGCACGGTCGCTATCAAGGTCATACCCTTCGTTGGTGACGATCCGGAACTGCAACGCCGGTTTCGAAACGAATCGCAAAGTGCCGCCAAGCTCGACCACCCTCAGATCGCCAAAGTGTTTGGAGCGGGCAATCGCGCGCAGTGGCACTACATTGTTTTTGAGTATGTCGAGGGCACGAACATTCGTGATTGGGTCAATAGCAATGGTGTGCTGCCGATCGATGAAGCTGTTTTTTATACCGCTCAGTTAGCCGATGCACTTCAACATACGGCGGATCGCGGTATCGTTCATCGCGACGTCAAGCCATCAAACGTTTTGATCAGCAGTGAAGGCACCATCAAGCTTGTCGACATGGGACTTGCTCGAAGTGAAAACCTAGATCTCAGCGAGGACATGACGGCCAGTGGCGTCACGTTGGGAACGTTCGATTACATCTCACCTGAACAAGCCCAGAATCCGCGGGACGCGGACTTGCGCAGCGACATCTATTCGCTCGGCTGCACTCTTTACTTCATGCTCACGGGCAGTCCGCCGTATCCCGGTGGAACGATGTTGCAAAAGTTACTGAATCACGAAAGCTCGCCGTCACCGAATCCACGCGAGTTGCGAAGCGAGGTATCCACCAACCTGGCTGCCGTCATCGAAAAGATGCTGGCTAAGAAGCCTGCCCGGCGCTATCAGAACTCTGCGGACCTGATCGCTGATCTTCGAGAAGTGGCTGTTCGGGACAATTTGAACCTGTCGTTAACGCTCGGATCCGGTGGCCTTGGTGCTTTGGGTGCCGAGCGGCCTCATTCACTGCTGTCACGGCTCGAACAGCACTTCCCTTGGGCGGCGGCTGTTTTGTTATTGCTGGTGATAGCTGGTTGGTTGCATTTGGAATCCGCGGTATCGCGAGCCGACATCAGCATCCCCAATGTGCCCAATCGCCTGATCATGTCGGAACTTGAAAACAAGACAAGTTCTGATTCGGCAGCCAGGGATGCCGTGCGCGGTTCGGCAGACTCACCGTTTTCAGAATCTGCGATGACCGCTTCGGCTGCAAATGGTGGCGTGTCAGTGGGGCCTGCGAGCGATTCTTTGACGAACTCGAATCTTCAAACAGAGTCCCCGTCGGCGCTTCCATTTCCCGAAACCTTGTCGGACCCTCAAGCCCGCCCGTCGGCGGATGCTTCTCGATCAGCGGTAGCGATGGCTGAATCGGGAAGTCCACTCGATAGCAGTTCACGCGATAGCAGTACATCGATCCTTAGCGAAACAAGTAAGGTGATCGGAGCGGAATCGACAAGGATCATCGACGATGGCGATCGCTTGTTCGATGAAATGGGTATTGAGTTTGTGCCGGAACGAATACGAGTCTTCGGTGTTTCGGGGGCAGCGTCACTTCGCAAAGTGGGCGCTGGTGAATTGCGATTGACGTCGTTGCAACAAGCCGTCGACATTGCGAACCGATATCAACTTGAGCAAATTGAACTCGCCAGTTCGCAAATCGTCAGCTCACCATTGAAGATCAACACGGACAACATGCGTGTCTTCTCGTCGGTCGGCGGAACCGTGATTGAATTTGACTCAAACGATGTGGTCGCCATGCAGCGACCGGCGATGTGTTCGTTAGGATCAAGTATTATTGCGTTCGAGGGCGTTCACTTTGTTTGGGATGTCCCCGAAGGTGAAGTCGATGGTGGTTCGCTGTTCGAATTGGGACCGCGCAGCCAAACGCGGATGAGCCAGTGCACGATCACCGTCAACAATTCCGCGCTCCGAGATGAAGTTTATGCGTTTGATTACGTCACCGATCCTGAAAAATTGCCAACCGCGGCACAGCGTCGGTCCAGCAGTTCAGATCCGTTCCCGTTAGTGGAGTTGGATCTGAGCAATGTGATTGTGCGTGGTCAAATGACGATGATCCACATGGACTACGCGGCGCGTTTGTGGTTGAACTGGGATAACGGCCTTATGGCAGTGACTCGGTACATGATCGATACGTCGGGCGCACGTGAAGAGCTAACGACTAGTTCTGGTCCGATGAAACTTTCGCTGTCACGTGTTACCGCGAGAGCTTCGGCAGGCATCGGGCGGGTTCGACTAGGAGTCAGTGGTTCCTATCCGTTCTCGATTTATCGCATTGCCCGCAACAGTGTCTTTATCGTTGACCCAGGCGAACCACAATTCGAGTTCATTAACGTACCGTTGTCGGTCGGTACTGACGGCGTCATCGGTTCGGCCATCAGAGATTCCAGTATCAGTGCCAGTGGCGAAGGCGCGGTGCTGCGAATGGAGGGATCATCCAATGCGTATGTTGTTCAACCGACACTAGTGGACCCGATCCTTCGATTGACCTTTGCGGATGGGCAAGTGGTAACGACTCCGACAAGTGTGCTGGCTCAAGAGCCACGCGACTGGATGGATGAAAACCTTCCGCGGTGGAATGTCCTTTGGTCGTTGGGCGGTTTGCCCGATGGTCCCTTTAGCCTTCATCGCCCGGCGGACTATCGTCAGGACGAGACTTTGACGCCGGGATTTGACGAAAAATCACTGCCTTTGCCGCCTCTAGTTTCTCGATTCGGACCCGGTGCTTCGTCACGGGAACGGGTTTTCAAACCCCGCTGA